The stretch of DNA AAAAAGTAGCGACAACCGGCCCGCACGGCACCTTCTCCCAGTGCTTCATTACCTTTCATCAATACTTTAGCCAACCTTCTTTTCCTCCTTTGCCACTTCAATTACCAAATCAGGACACATGCGGGCACACAGTGCACACCCGGTGCACTTTTCGGGTTCTTCCACAGTGGCCGGGTGAAAACCCATTACATTGATGTGCCCGGCCATCTTGATCAATTGTTTGGGACATACTGCCGTGCATAATTTGCATCCTTTGCAGCGATCTTCCCGAAATGTTATTTGCGCCAAAAAAAAACCTCCCTCTAATACATAAATGTGTATATGGATATAAAATTACTCACTTAAAAAGTCACTAATTGTTTAGTTGAAACACTTAACCCAGCGGTTGATCCGGGCAGAAACAAGCACATCCGATCGTCAACAAATAATAGGAGAATTACCCGTTAACGGCTGACTTTCAGTTAGATTGCCCACAGTTAAAATAATCCCGACCCTACGGCCCAAGGGGGCAGCATGTTTTTTTCTATGGGGAATACCGGTATGCCAGGCATACGCCCTGCCATTTCACGAGCCAGCGGGCTATGCACTGCCAGGAAAGCTATGGGTAGGCCTAACTGCCGGGCTGCATCCTCGATTATGGAATGACCCGCTAGAATTGTCTCCGGGTCGGTGGCCGAGCCAAGATTGGTGTTACTCACCAGAGCGCTGACCTGTAAGCGTGATGCCTTTTCCACCGCCCGCAGCATTTTAATTATACCATCCACTGTGCGGGTGAAGGGCCGGCAGGCATTGGCCACAAAGAACATATTGTAGGAACCGTATGGCAAGTAAGGTTTAAAACGGCCCAAAGCGGTGGCACCGATTTCATCGCCACCCACATCAAAAACGCCCTGAACCCGTTCGTCTTCTAAAACACCCAAAATAGACGGTGGCAGGGCGGGCACATCGGCACCGGCCAATTCCCCGGGCGGGCATACTACACGCAAATCCTTTTTCTCCAGTTCCTCACGCATTAACCTGGTGCGAAAGTATGGATTAATAATATCAAGGTCAACAATGCCAACCCGTGCGTATTGTTTTTTCAGCCAAAGAGCATAGTTTATGGCCAGCTCAGTCTTGCCGCTGCCCAAATTGCCTGTAAATAAAGTTATTCTTTTCATATCATTAAGCAAATGTATACACCCCTACTCAAGACCAACAAATAAATATTCGACACTATTTTTTGGGTTCCTTCTCCCGCCCCAGCATATCCAGATAATTCAGTACATAATTACCGGAAATAATGCGGGTCAACGAGTATTTTTCAGTAATTATGTGTATTATTACCAGAGCTGCCAGGTAACCGGTTCGGTAATACCCCTCAAGGGACGCGGCGGCTGTCAAACCAATGACCATACCCAGCGTATTAGACCCGGCATCACCCATCATGGCCCGAGCTTTTAAATCGACAGGCAAAAAAGCCAGCAAGGCACCCAGTGTCATGGTGGCCATCACTGCTTCCGGGCTACCCAGCGCTGCAGGCAGCAGTATTATGTAAAGTAATATAAACACCTTACCGGCCCGGCCCGGCCGAAGATCAAATAAATTTAACAGGTTTACAGAGAGGGCTATAATTAAAGCACTATCCATTACTTTCCAAATGTCGTTTGGATATAGCCGGGCTGCTAAAATAAGCGCCAGCATCCCACCCCCCAGCGCTTTTACTGCACCGGTGGTTAAACGACCCCTGGCCAGGGCTTTAAAGTGACCCATTAAGCCGGATGCCTCCCGGCTGCCCCAAAAATCATCCATCAACCCTAAAAAAGCCGCCCCGGACATGGCCAATAAATAAAGTAACGCGGTATCACGTAAACCCGGCGGCCATAAAAAAAACAGGGGCAGCACCACAATCACCGCAGCAATAAAAAAAACAACCCCTGCGGCCAGCGGTATTTTTTCCCCCTTAAAATTGGGTCGCACAAAGTCCGCTTCAGTTATCATAGCCAGTATTTTTTCCCTTATTAATAAAGCTACTAAAAAAGCCAGTACCAAACCCACCGGCAAATAAAACAATTCCGGTCGCCAGATCAATTATTTCACCTCGAAGCTTATTTAACCAGCGCAGCCCTGGCCAGTGCTCGTGCGATATGGCAAAATTGTCTGCCCCGGTGCCAGAAACCCTTAAGATCACGCCCTGTTTCAGCATGAGTCATTTGCACCGGTACTTCCAGCACTTTGAATCCCGCCCGGGCCGCCTTGATTGTCAATCCCACCTCTACCCCGTAACCCGAAGCAAAGGGCAGCAGCTTGTCCATTACGGGGCGGGTCATCACCCGTTGACCGGACAAAGGTGACTGCATTTCCAGGCCGGTATAAAATTTAATACCTTTTCTAGCCAGCCCCTTAACCAACCCAAAACCGCCCTTACGGCGGGGCGGCGGGAAGTGAGCCACGGTCATATCAGCAAGGCCGGTCAAAACGGGCTCTAACAGCAACCTGGCCTCCTTGGCTGAATCGCCCAGGTCTCCGTCCAGCAGCATAACTATATTTGCTTTGATTTGATCGCTGCCCTTGTTTAGCGCGGCTCCTTTACCGCTGTTGGCGGGCAAGCTGATTACCCTGGCCCCCGCAGCGGCTGCCAGTTCCGCAGTGCGGTCGGTAGATGCGTCATCCACCACCACAATTTCGTCCACTTCAGGCAGTGCAGCAAGCGCCGTTACGGTGGCAGCTATATATTTCGCTTCGTTATAAGCTGGTATTAAAGCAACAACCCGCTTAGCGGACAT from Desulfoscipio gibsoniae DSM 7213 encodes:
- a CDS encoding 4Fe-4S binding protein, translated to MAQITFREDRCKGCKLCTAVCPKQLIKMAGHINVMGFHPATVEEPEKCTGCALCARMCPDLVIEVAKEEKKVG
- a CDS encoding glycosyltransferase family 2 protein: MSAKRVVALIPAYNEAKYIAATVTALAALPEVDEIVVVDDASTDRTAELAAAAGARVISLPANSGKGAALNKGSDQIKANIVMLLDGDLGDSAKEARLLLEPVLTGLADMTVAHFPPPRRKGGFGLVKGLARKGIKFYTGLEMQSPLSGQRVMTRPVMDKLLPFASGYGVEVGLTIKAARAGFKVLEVPVQMTHAETGRDLKGFWHRGRQFCHIARALARAALVK